Proteins from a genomic interval of Deltaproteobacteria bacterium:
- a CDS encoding GMC family oxidoreductase, translating into MIAIDHSRVEDGRAQRADRHLSADVVVIGTGAGGAVAAATLAEGGANVLMIEEGGYFTGRDFRGDPMEGFNTLYRSGGLTATVGNVVIALPMGKCVGGTTTINSGTCYRTPDWVLDEWRTLHGVEAMSAADMADDFAEVERALGVKPVPEGNLNEGARRFAAGAKLLGYDGAPIPRNEHGCRATGVCAFGCPRDAKAATSVSYVPRALAAGARLATWCKVDRILTDRGRAVGVVARYTDEKGHETGASLRVVANAVFVAAGAVHTPRLIARSKVGANAKHLGHHLRTHPAARVAAVFPDEIRGWEGVPQSYNVHFTNEGFFVQGQFTPPGVEASMLPFTGARHRDLMDHFDKMTSFGALLSDTSEGRVIGAGSGDPLLWYWMNAHDVRTMSRAISITSQIFIAAGAREVYPCVRKSPVVRSMEEAKEIANLKIKANDIDMMAFHPMGTARMGGDPTRSVTDAWGAVHGVPGLYVADAALMPGSTKLNPQITIMALARRVARKYLARV; encoded by the coding sequence ATGATCGCCATCGATCACTCCCGCGTCGAGGACGGCCGCGCGCAACGCGCCGATCGCCATCTGTCCGCGGATGTCGTCGTGATCGGTACGGGCGCGGGCGGCGCGGTGGCCGCCGCGACCTTGGCCGAGGGCGGCGCGAACGTACTCATGATCGAGGAGGGCGGCTATTTCACCGGGCGCGATTTTCGCGGCGACCCGATGGAAGGCTTCAACACGCTCTACCGTTCGGGCGGGCTGACCGCCACGGTCGGCAACGTCGTGATCGCCCTGCCGATGGGCAAATGCGTGGGCGGAACGACGACGATCAACTCGGGCACGTGCTACCGAACGCCGGACTGGGTGCTCGACGAATGGCGCACGCTGCACGGCGTCGAGGCGATGTCCGCGGCGGACATGGCGGACGATTTCGCCGAAGTCGAGCGCGCGCTCGGCGTGAAACCCGTGCCGGAGGGAAATCTGAATGAGGGAGCGCGCCGGTTCGCGGCGGGCGCAAAATTGCTGGGCTATGACGGCGCGCCGATTCCGCGCAACGAGCACGGCTGCCGCGCCACGGGCGTGTGCGCGTTCGGCTGCCCGCGCGACGCCAAAGCCGCGACGAGCGTGTCGTATGTGCCGCGCGCGCTGGCGGCGGGGGCGCGGCTCGCGACGTGGTGCAAGGTCGATCGTATCCTCACCGATCGCGGCCGCGCCGTGGGCGTGGTTGCTCGGTACACCGACGAAAAGGGCCACGAAACCGGCGCATCGCTACGCGTCGTCGCGAACGCCGTGTTTGTCGCGGCGGGCGCGGTCCACACACCGCGGCTCATCGCGCGGTCCAAGGTCGGCGCGAACGCGAAGCATCTCGGTCATCATCTCCGTACGCATCCCGCGGCCCGCGTCGCCGCCGTGTTTCCCGACGAAATTCGCGGATGGGAAGGTGTGCCGCAAAGCTACAACGTGCATTTCACCAACGAGGGATTTTTCGTGCAGGGCCAGTTCACGCCGCCTGGGGTCGAAGCGTCGATGCTGCCCTTCACCGGTGCGCGTCACCGCGACCTGATGGACCATTTCGACAAGATGACGTCGTTCGGCGCACTGCTCTCCGACACGTCCGAGGGCCGCGTGATCGGCGCGGGCTCGGGCGATCCGCTGCTGTGGTATTGGATGAACGCGCACGACGTGCGCACCATGTCGCGGGCGATTTCGATCACGTCGCAGATCTTTATCGCGGCCGGCGCGCGCGAGGTGTATCCGTGCGTGCGCAAGAGCCCGGTCGTGCGAAGCATGGAAGAGGCGAAGGAGATCGCGAACCTCAAGATCAAGGCGAACGACATCGACATGATGGCGTTTCACCCGATGGGCACCGCGCGCATGGGCGGCGATCCGACGCGCAGCGTGACCGACGCATGGGGCGCCGTGCATGGCGTGCCGGGGCTCTACGTGGCGGACGCGGCGCTCATGCCGGGCTCGACCAAGCTCAACCCGCAGATCACCATCATGGCGCTCGCGCGGCGCGTGGCGCGAAAGTACCTCGCACGGGTATGA
- a CDS encoding Gfo/Idh/MocA family oxidoreductase: protein MSEPLRWGILGTANIADAVATSSAASPTNTLRAVASRDASLARAWADARGVPLAFGSYDDLLACGEIDALYIPLPNSLHAPWTLRAIDAGLPVLCEKPFAVSAAQAEAAAREAQRAGVIVMEAFAYEFHPLFARLRALIAEGRIGRLVSISSVFTWRLDDRTQIPASAELAGGALMDVGCYGVHAARRITGREPVRAMAMATGNAVDDSLYGLLEFAEGVVATIECSIECEESRRLEIRGERGLLLVDDPWNPPVDHGRIVVRSGGETEEIVTPGGDVYRLEIEHFERAVRGVEPLAHGPLDAVATMRVLDSLAASARDRRVIESVCCCDA from the coding sequence ATGAGCGAACCTCTTCGCTGGGGAATTCTGGGCACGGCGAACATCGCGGACGCCGTGGCGACGTCGAGCGCCGCGAGTCCGACGAACACACTTCGCGCCGTGGCGTCGCGCGACGCGTCTCTCGCGCGCGCATGGGCCGATGCGCGCGGGGTTCCGCTCGCCTTCGGATCGTACGACGACCTGCTCGCGTGCGGCGAGATCGACGCGCTGTACATTCCGCTTCCCAACTCGCTTCACGCCCCATGGACGCTGCGCGCGATCGACGCCGGATTGCCGGTGCTGTGCGAGAAGCCCTTCGCCGTGAGCGCCGCGCAGGCCGAGGCCGCGGCGCGCGAGGCGCAACGCGCGGGCGTCATCGTCATGGAAGCCTTCGCCTACGAATTCCATCCGCTCTTTGCGCGGCTTCGCGCACTCATCGCCGAAGGGCGCATCGGGCGGCTCGTGTCGATTTCGTCAGTCTTCACGTGGCGGCTCGATGACCGCACGCAGATTCCGGCGTCGGCCGAGCTCGCGGGCGGCGCACTGATGGATGTGGGGTGTTACGGCGTCCACGCCGCGAGGCGCATCACAGGCCGCGAGCCCGTTCGCGCGATGGCGATGGCGACGGGAAACGCGGTGGACGACTCGCTGTACGGCCTGCTCGAATTTGCCGAGGGCGTCGTGGCCACCATCGAGTGCTCCATCGAATGCGAAGAGTCGCGTCGATTGGAAATTCGCGGCGAGCGCGGATTGCTGCTCGTCGACGACCCGTGGAATCCGCCGGTCGACCACGGACGAATCGTCGTGCGCTCGGGCGGCGAGACCGAAGAGATCGTCACGCCCGGCGGCGACGTGTACCGACTCGAGATCGAACACTTCGAGCGCGCGGTGCGCGGCGTCGAGCCCCTCGCGCACGGGCCGCTCGACGCCGTCGCGACCATGCGCGTCCTCGATTCGCTCGCGGCGTCGGCCCGCGATCGACGCGTGATCGAGAGCGTCTGCTGCTGCGATGCGTGA